From Candoia aspera isolate rCanAsp1 chromosome 4, rCanAsp1.hap2, whole genome shotgun sequence, a single genomic window includes:
- the ABHD5 gene encoding 1-acylglycerol-3-phosphate O-acyltransferase ABHD5 isoform X2, which translates to MAGGGAAAAVALSLAGLPATAPGPVLGRRSSAAMADDGHLESPNERSGWLSSWLPAWCPTSLVHLKEAEEKILKCITSTYSKQYVFISSGNKIWTLTFSQNLSQKTPLVLLHGFGGGVGLWALNFEDLCENRTVYAFDLLGFGRSSRPQFDTDAEVAENQFVESIEEWRRKIGLDRMILLGHNLGGFLAAAYSLKYPSRVKHLLLVEPWGFPERPSNAEHERPIPIWIKALGAVLSPFNPLAGLRVAGPFGLSLVQRIRPDFKRKYSSMFDDDTVTEYIYHCNVQSPSGETAFKNMTVPYGWAKRPMLQRIAHMHQDIPITVIYGARSCIDGNSGATIQSLRPNSYVKTIAILGAGHYVYADQPEDFNQKIKDICNSMD; encoded by the exons ATGGCTGGCGGTGGTGCCGCTGCTGCGGTTGCTCTCTCGCTTGCTGGGCTCCCGGCGACTGCTCCAGGGCCCGTTCTCGGGCGTCGCAGCAGTGCTGCCATGGCTGACGACGGGCACCTGGAGTCCCCCAACGAACG GTCAGGATGGCTATCTAGTTGGCTCCCTGCATGGTGTCCCACATCACTTGTACATCTAAAagaagctgaagagaaaattttGAAAT GTATTACAAGTACCTACAGTAAACAATATGTATTCATATCCAGTGGAAATAAAATATGGACGCTTACATTCTCTCAGAACCTTTCACAGAAAACTCCACTTGTTCTTCTCCATGGGTTTGGAGGTGGTGTTGGACTTTGGGCTCTCAACTTTGAAGATCTTTGTGAAAATAGGACTGTGTATGCATTTGATCTCTTGGGATTTGGTCGCAGTAGTAGACCACAGTTTGACACTGATGCAGAAGTGGCAGAAAATCAATTTGTAGAATCTATTGAAGAATGGAGACGGAAAATAGGATTGGATAGAATGATTTTACTTGGACACAACTTGGGTGGCTTCCTGGCAGCTGCTTACTCACTAAAATACCCATCAAG AGTAAAGCATCTTCTGTTAGTGGAGCCATGGGGTTTTCCAGAAAGGCCTTCCAATGCGGAGCACGAGAGGCCTATTCCAATATGGATCAAAGCACTTGGAGCTGTTTTAAGTCCATTTAATCCATTGGCTGGTCTCAGAGTAGCTGGACCTTTTG GATTGAGCCTGGTACAACGTATAAGGCCGGACTTTAAGAGAAAGTATTCATCCATGTTTGATGATGATACAGTCACCGAATATATCTACCATTGTAATGTGCAATCACCAAG CGGTGAAACTGCTTTCAAGAACATGACAGTTCCCTATGGATGGGCAAAAAGGCCAATGCTACAGAGAATTGCCCATATGCATCAAGACATTCCTATCACTGTGATTTATGGAGCAAGGTCATGTATAGATGGCAATTCTGGAGCCACCATCCAGTCCCTGCGACCAAATTCATATGTGAAAACAATA gCTATCCTTGGTGCAGGTCATTATGTATATGCGGATCAGCCCGAAGACTTCAACCAGAAAATAAAAGATATCTGCAATTCTATGGACTGA
- the ABHD5 gene encoding 1-acylglycerol-3-phosphate O-acyltransferase ABHD5 isoform X1, with the protein MAGGGAAAAVALSLAGLPATAPGPVLGRRSSAAMADDGHLESPNERFIYERLLETKFWSGWLSSWLPAWCPTSLVHLKEAEEKILKCITSTYSKQYVFISSGNKIWTLTFSQNLSQKTPLVLLHGFGGGVGLWALNFEDLCENRTVYAFDLLGFGRSSRPQFDTDAEVAENQFVESIEEWRRKIGLDRMILLGHNLGGFLAAAYSLKYPSRVKHLLLVEPWGFPERPSNAEHERPIPIWIKALGAVLSPFNPLAGLRVAGPFGLSLVQRIRPDFKRKYSSMFDDDTVTEYIYHCNVQSPSGETAFKNMTVPYGWAKRPMLQRIAHMHQDIPITVIYGARSCIDGNSGATIQSLRPNSYVKTIAILGAGHYVYADQPEDFNQKIKDICNSMD; encoded by the exons ATGGCTGGCGGTGGTGCCGCTGCTGCGGTTGCTCTCTCGCTTGCTGGGCTCCCGGCGACTGCTCCAGGGCCCGTTCTCGGGCGTCGCAGCAGTGCTGCCATGGCTGACGACGGGCACCTGGAGTCCCCCAACGAACG cttTATATATGAGAGATTGTTGGAGACAAAATTCTG GTCAGGATGGCTATCTAGTTGGCTCCCTGCATGGTGTCCCACATCACTTGTACATCTAAAagaagctgaagagaaaattttGAAAT GTATTACAAGTACCTACAGTAAACAATATGTATTCATATCCAGTGGAAATAAAATATGGACGCTTACATTCTCTCAGAACCTTTCACAGAAAACTCCACTTGTTCTTCTCCATGGGTTTGGAGGTGGTGTTGGACTTTGGGCTCTCAACTTTGAAGATCTTTGTGAAAATAGGACTGTGTATGCATTTGATCTCTTGGGATTTGGTCGCAGTAGTAGACCACAGTTTGACACTGATGCAGAAGTGGCAGAAAATCAATTTGTAGAATCTATTGAAGAATGGAGACGGAAAATAGGATTGGATAGAATGATTTTACTTGGACACAACTTGGGTGGCTTCCTGGCAGCTGCTTACTCACTAAAATACCCATCAAG AGTAAAGCATCTTCTGTTAGTGGAGCCATGGGGTTTTCCAGAAAGGCCTTCCAATGCGGAGCACGAGAGGCCTATTCCAATATGGATCAAAGCACTTGGAGCTGTTTTAAGTCCATTTAATCCATTGGCTGGTCTCAGAGTAGCTGGACCTTTTG GATTGAGCCTGGTACAACGTATAAGGCCGGACTTTAAGAGAAAGTATTCATCCATGTTTGATGATGATACAGTCACCGAATATATCTACCATTGTAATGTGCAATCACCAAG CGGTGAAACTGCTTTCAAGAACATGACAGTTCCCTATGGATGGGCAAAAAGGCCAATGCTACAGAGAATTGCCCATATGCATCAAGACATTCCTATCACTGTGATTTATGGAGCAAGGTCATGTATAGATGGCAATTCTGGAGCCACCATCCAGTCCCTGCGACCAAATTCATATGTGAAAACAATA gCTATCCTTGGTGCAGGTCATTATGTATATGCGGATCAGCCCGAAGACTTCAACCAGAAAATAAAAGATATCTGCAATTCTATGGACTGA
- the ABHD5 gene encoding 1-acylglycerol-3-phosphate O-acyltransferase ABHD5 isoform X3 — translation MKEWVMLRNRRLLEVEGHDLRSGWLSSWLPAWCPTSLVHLKEAEEKILKCITSTYSKQYVFISSGNKIWTLTFSQNLSQKTPLVLLHGFGGGVGLWALNFEDLCENRTVYAFDLLGFGRSSRPQFDTDAEVAENQFVESIEEWRRKIGLDRMILLGHNLGGFLAAAYSLKYPSRVKHLLLVEPWGFPERPSNAEHERPIPIWIKALGAVLSPFNPLAGLRVAGPFGLSLVQRIRPDFKRKYSSMFDDDTVTEYIYHCNVQSPSGETAFKNMTVPYGWAKRPMLQRIAHMHQDIPITVIYGARSCIDGNSGATIQSLRPNSYVKTIAILGAGHYVYADQPEDFNQKIKDICNSMD, via the exons atgaaagagtgggtgatgctgagaaacagaagactATTGGAggtagaaggacatgatttgag GTCAGGATGGCTATCTAGTTGGCTCCCTGCATGGTGTCCCACATCACTTGTACATCTAAAagaagctgaagagaaaattttGAAAT GTATTACAAGTACCTACAGTAAACAATATGTATTCATATCCAGTGGAAATAAAATATGGACGCTTACATTCTCTCAGAACCTTTCACAGAAAACTCCACTTGTTCTTCTCCATGGGTTTGGAGGTGGTGTTGGACTTTGGGCTCTCAACTTTGAAGATCTTTGTGAAAATAGGACTGTGTATGCATTTGATCTCTTGGGATTTGGTCGCAGTAGTAGACCACAGTTTGACACTGATGCAGAAGTGGCAGAAAATCAATTTGTAGAATCTATTGAAGAATGGAGACGGAAAATAGGATTGGATAGAATGATTTTACTTGGACACAACTTGGGTGGCTTCCTGGCAGCTGCTTACTCACTAAAATACCCATCAAG AGTAAAGCATCTTCTGTTAGTGGAGCCATGGGGTTTTCCAGAAAGGCCTTCCAATGCGGAGCACGAGAGGCCTATTCCAATATGGATCAAAGCACTTGGAGCTGTTTTAAGTCCATTTAATCCATTGGCTGGTCTCAGAGTAGCTGGACCTTTTG GATTGAGCCTGGTACAACGTATAAGGCCGGACTTTAAGAGAAAGTATTCATCCATGTTTGATGATGATACAGTCACCGAATATATCTACCATTGTAATGTGCAATCACCAAG CGGTGAAACTGCTTTCAAGAACATGACAGTTCCCTATGGATGGGCAAAAAGGCCAATGCTACAGAGAATTGCCCATATGCATCAAGACATTCCTATCACTGTGATTTATGGAGCAAGGTCATGTATAGATGGCAATTCTGGAGCCACCATCCAGTCCCTGCGACCAAATTCATATGTGAAAACAATA gCTATCCTTGGTGCAGGTCATTATGTATATGCGGATCAGCCCGAAGACTTCAACCAGAAAATAAAAGATATCTGCAATTCTATGGACTGA